From a region of the Solanum stenotomum isolate F172 chromosome 2, ASM1918654v1, whole genome shotgun sequence genome:
- the LOC125856237 gene encoding putative UPF0481 protein At3g02645 — translation MAHASYLDWEGDVKYMKHLLQPGANPHRVIQSIHNLKILDPPLASTSTTLFDIKFDNGRRQIPCFEVDDVTETLLRNLIAYKQLTYDVLRKHFNEFVVFMDYLIDSDKYVNVLRRKGIISNQLGEVNQIEEGRKVDHSIDINERIDEMFEDLDNSSIKSCTIFKVNVWLRESNPDAYTPKIVSIGPYHKKNTQLGLMKMYKLLYLRRFLKRNERLDVKSYISELEKVKEKVLKCYEDIEKLGNDSHEFCEMLVFDGCFVVEFIRECCGIYQEGEDKIINVNHSYIFRDLMLLENQLPFFVLNKLHLMTKKDGELPLAILVNTFFTFFVNWPKMTLESFGETEYCNVENIKHLLHVVHIFSCHGNPMKNSTDYLTSPTVMPNATELSEAGVSYAKVRNMTSLFDIKFENGLMSIPYFLVVDGTETLLRNLIAYEQQSCDVYPSYFSDYATFMDHLIDSDKDVNLLCQKGIIENWIGEDKEVASLFNKIGKGVTTYSNFYYKEEIKKAIEYREKPWNRMKANLMRNYFSSPWVGASTVAAIILLILTTIQTILTFTGPIKK, via the exons ATGGCCCATGCATCCTATCTTGATTGGGAAGGTGATGTCAAATACATGAAACATCTGCTTCAACCAGGGGCGAACCCACATAGAGTCATTCAG AGCATCCACAACCTTAAAATCTTAGATCCGCCACTGGCTTCAACTAGTACAACTTTATTTGATATCAAATTTGATAATGGACGGAGGCAAATTCCTTGTTTTGAAGTTGATGATGTAACGGAGACCCTTCTGAGAAATCTCATAGCCTATAAGCAACTGACATATGATGTACTTCGTAAACATTTCAATGAATTTGTTGTGTTCATGGATTATCTTATCGACTCAGACAAATATGTGAATGTGCTTCGTCGAAAGGGAATCATAAGCAATCAACTAGGAGAAGTCAATCAA ATAGAAGAAGGGAGGAAAGTGGATCATTCAATCGACATAAATGAaagaattgatgaaatgttTGAGGATTTAGACAATTCATCTATTAAATCGTGTACGATATTTAAAGTAAATGTGTGGCTACGTGAATCAAATCCAGATGCATATACACCAAAGATAGTCTCTATTGGTCCTTACCATAAGAAGAATACTCAACTTGGTCTAATGAAAATGTACAAACTATTATACCTACGACGATTTCTGAAACGAAATGAGAGACTTGATGTGAAAAGTTACATCAGTGAATTGGAGAAAGTGAAGGAGAAAGTACTGAAGTGTTACGAAGATATAGAAAAGCTTGGTAATGATAGTCATGAATTTTGCGAAATGTTGGTGTTTGATGGTTGTTTTGTGGTTGAGTTTATTCGAGAGTGTTGTGGAATATATCAAGAAGGAGAAGACAAGATTATTAATGTTAATCATAGTTACATATTCCGAGACTTGATGTTACTAGAAAATCAACTTCCTTTCTTTGTACTCAACAAACTTCATCTCATGacaaaaaaagatggtgaatTACCATTGGCAATACTGGTGAATAcgttttttaccttttttgttaactggcctaaaatgacccttgaATCCTTTGGAGAGACAGAATATTGTAATGTAGAAAATATCAAACATTTACTTCATGTAGTACACATATTTTCATGTCATGGGAATCCCATGAAAAACTCAACAGATTACTTAACGAGTCCTACGGTCATGCCAAATGCAACAGAGCTTTCTGAAGCTGGAGTTAGCTATGCAAAGGTTAGAAATATGACAAGTTTATTTGATATAAAGTTTGAGAATGGATTGATGTCAATCCCTTATTTTCTGGTCGTAGATGGTACAGAAACTCTGCTGCGAAATCTCATTGCTTATGAGCAACAATCATGTGATGTATATCCTTCATATTTTAGCGATtatgcaactttcatggatcaTCTTATCGACTCAGACAAAGATGTGAATTTGCTTTGCCAGAAAGGAATCATAGAGAACTGGATAGGAGAGGACAAAGAAGTTGCTAGCCTCTTCAACAAAATCGGAAAAGGGGTCACTACGTATTCCAACTTCTATTAcaaagaagaaatcaaaaaagCAATTGAATATCGTGAAAAACCATGGAATAGAATGAAGGCAAATTTAATGCGCAATTATTTTAGTAGTCCTTGGGTAGGAGCTTCAACTGTGGCAGCCATTATACTCCTCATACTCACAACTATACAAACTATTTTAACTTTCACAGGTCCTATTAAaaagtaa